From the Molothrus ater isolate BHLD 08-10-18 breed brown headed cowbird unplaced genomic scaffold, BPBGC_Mater_1.1 matUn_MA704, whole genome shotgun sequence genome, the window CCCTCAGGTCCGAGATGGATTCCATCAAAGTGGGTCAAGCCCTACCGCCCTAAGCGGGGTGCAAAACCGGAACCGGTCCCACAGGTAGCAGAGGCGTGCTGGCGGCGGAAACGGCGGAACTGGTGGGCGAGCCACCATTGACCACGGTCCTGACCCCCCCCCTCTCAAGCCAGACcttcttaatttatatttctgtttctttttagttgATCTCCCGCCTGCATGGACCCGATGACCATCATTACCCTCCTGACAGTCCTCCTTATCGAGACTCTACCACCACCTGCGAACCCCTGGATAGTTCCCCAGCCAAAGGCGAACGTGTGGAGGACCCTCGCTCAAGCCATGGGGCAGGAGCACATCTGCCTGGACCTTGGCTCTGCTGAAGACCCGATGTCGTCCTGCCTAGTGGggatccctctccctccttttgaGTTTCCTTACCCCTTTAATGTTACTTACAATCCGCCCCTCATGGTAGACGCCCAGAACGCCTGGAGGGACGGGCTCAGGAAATTGACCCCCCTGCAGTCCGACCCCCCAGAGCTCCATCTAGTCGGCTCCGCTAGAGCATCGGCTTGTATCTGGTTTCAGTATTCCCCCCTTTTCGGTTCCTCGAGGTACTCCTTCATCGGGCCGCCTAGCCCGGAGTACCAAGCAGCGCAATGGTGCAATTTCACCATCCGGTTGCCCTTTGCATCTACCTCAGACACCAAACCGCTGGCGCTGCCCCgaggaacatttttcatttgcgGAGACCGGGCATGGGCTGGCATCCCCCCTCGTCTGGCCGGAGGCGTCTGTACGTTTGGCAAGCTGACGCTGCTTAACCCCAACGTCACTCAAATTAGGGATTGGAAATATAAGAGATCGCAGTCTAAATTGGCAATATCCAAAAGAGATCTTCGTGATTTCGACCCAGACTGCGACTCCAAAATTGAACATTGGGCCAAACCAAAATCGGTCGCGCTCACTCTCTTTTTGCCGTGGGTGTCGATCGCGAAGTCTCTGGGTGAATTGGGCCGCCTGGAGTGTTGGGTGGCAAAGCAAGCAAATTTTACCTCGGCTGCCTTGACTGACCTCCTCGCAGACGAGGAAACAACTAGGAAGGCGACCTTGCAAAATCGGGCGGCCATCGACTTCCTCCTGCTACTCCACCACCACAGCTGTGAGGAATTCGAGGGCCTGTGCTGTTTAAATCTGTCATCCAAGGCAGAAGATGCGAGGGTCTCCATACGCAAGATGAAAGAGCTCGTCCACGAGGTTAAGAGTGAGACATCGGACTGGCTGGGGAACCTGTTCAAGGGCTGGGGACTGTCAGGATGGGCCGGGTCCATAGTTCGGTCTgtcttatattttgttttagttatatTCATAATTGTCATCGCCTGCTCCCTAATGTGGGGATTGGttaaaacagcacaagagacaaCTGCCGCCTGATTATAAgggactgtttgttttctcccttccttttctttttaaaacaaaaaagggggagatgttgtggtttgtgtttggtttgttccgttctcccctctcctagcttggcaagttggtctggctcaaacccccagttatgtcaatcacggttttcccctcctcattttccctcattatcccttatttgtccttgtatcccctccccaggccttctgccaatcactggcaccccgccccaagttccagaatcttccagctagggtgtcgagtgacTGGCTGGttggcctgggctcctcccctgacctatccccattgatccacaccacccatcagtcttcaatgtatgcaaattttcgttctgtgattggtttcttgtgtacccaccccttccctgtaaaacctggtccccggaggggcccgggtctcctcctccgctcgccacctttgggtggccaccctgcacttcccctaccctggattaaaccgagttaattcacccagcagaggagggccgtctcttttcttcactcctgcggcgtggttgcttcaatatcggtgactgtttcctctcaccccacccacggtcggcacatgcttctggcttcgtgccaggggagtgccggtgtagctgaaggtggctggattctctaaatcccttcagccgggccccccttaaaaacagccacagcttcactctcctgccatggtttctgtaaatgcatcagagcacgaccttaaacacaaacaggcaagaaaacaccatcagaagTCTTTCATTGAGCACTACAAGAAGGGTTCCAAGCAGAGAccaacagaatttcaaggaagCAGTATGCAATTAAACCACCTCAGACTCGTTCAAGTATCCGGCAGGTAGATGGAACCAAAATGGAACCATTCAGAAACGACAAAGAAAACCTCCCCAAGTATTTATACAGGAGTCCTTAACGTCAGAAATGGGATGACAGGTTATGTTCAGATAAGatgaatgtttatttggatgtagaaataaacttctctcaTGGTCCTTTGCCAAAAAATAGAACCTACAAGTGAACACCTACACCTGCCTAAAAAGACCTaacgagcccctggcagccaccgGCATCAAAGCACAGGGGATGTTTCTAATCCAGGCTAAGGAGAACAATAtcaccttttgttctctccagtttgtttcctctgcagtcctaTTTGCTTCTTATGATTTTTACACTCTCTGTATCTTCTCGGGCAGCGCTGAGTCTGACGACCGGGATACGagagtccttccctgccctacggagagaaccaggaaaaaaagttaaaaaaagaacagggcagtTTGAAGTTAATACTTCCGAcgagaagcagcacctgacaaacagagtgaacaaagcgtgacacctccctggggacagaagacTTACAAACTCTCCGGGATTTACAATCCTAGTAACcaagcccttcagcacagcagccaagtgtcCCATTAGGTGGTGCTGCACCAAAGAATGATCCGAGAGGTTCCAAAGAGTGAAACGCACGTTATTTTCCAAAGACGTAAAATCGTGCAAAATAACTACAATAGATCTAAACTACAGGGCAAGAGTACAAGTGTTAActtgaggagctggaaccaTCCAGGTGAGCAACTGCTAACTGGATCCTCAACAGAGTTTGAGGAACCCTCCAGGATACAGAAGGGTTTtccccagcaatgtcacaggcCGAGTTTTGATAGAAGTACACTTGCCAGATGCTCAGAAACGTCACCCATCCTCCTCCGGGTGTCCTGAGAGAGCTGCGAATGGCTCTCACGTGGTTGGAGCTGGTTCTGTAAGGGCTCAGGGTGAATTTCACCAGATGCAACCAAACTGGGCAACACccagtgggacagaaggaaCCCAAAGCTTGTTTTACCCAAAGCTTGggtaagcagagctccagcaaataCTGAGGAAACGGACAGAACAgggtaacaaataataaacatacgtttgtttttttttttttttttttttcagatgagcaaaacaattaaggagaaggtggaaaactcaccatgactgaacatttcatcACCTGTAAGCTGACCATCCTTAGCATAGAGgattccaaatttaaaattcaccgatccctggaaaataaaaccaaatattatttGGTAAACAGTCAAACAGAAGACATAACAATTTGGGTCCTCTAATCTTTGCATACATCCTACACATcagaacatacattttataCTATCTCCTACTACACGATAATTTACCTTTAAACTTTGATAGTATAGCATAAAACCATTAACTTAGATGGGTGATCAATTATTATTAAGTTGGTGcttcaagttatttttgctgtcaggttcaaaaaaacattacttctttttactgtaaCGAGCAATTGATTTAGAAGTCATCAAAAGCCcatcaaaatacaaagctgtacTCACCGGACGGGTCTGTGAGCAAGAAGTAGTTAGGCTTGTACTCACCTCTTGCCCTTCAACAACCAATAAATCCTGTCaacaaaaacagcatctttaGCCCCCTCCTATTAAAGATTCTACAAGgatgatggttttatttgtgtttagaagtttggatttgaaatggCCAGTTCAATGGATAAAGAGACAGTTTAAGTAGTattagattattattattattattattattattattattattattattagctactggaagaaacaaaccagtaGTATCTATACttaattacttctatttccaggaaatcataaagaaaaagaaccaaacaaaaaaaagtcacttcctaccttttgtatctcaggatgaaaaatgtctcttgggctcttctccagtttctcaagactcctggcactgaaatgcaaatgaacgaGTGCTTTAGAGCAGGGCAAGTGCACATTCCAACCCCGAACCACCAACCGATTGCAGTTACAGCGCTTACAAAATGAATcgttcccagagcctctgggaaatGGAACGGTTGGTGCAACtgccatttcttccccaaaatactaacttccaacacttcctaaacttagtttgcattttaaaaacagaaattagggagactcagggtggagatcaggttgaaattgatttccttctaaagcacagggctctgttccaTCACCCTTCACTTTGGCTCCACACAGAATCACGGGGAGCATTTTAGGAGGGCCCAAGAAccaattctatttctctcttttttctagttctctctCTTCCTAAATCATTCAAggcaagtcaaatgaaaaaggacaagttcagcatcaaattcacactttttccctttgtctgctcAAGAACAGGCTTTTAAACCACTTCTTGCTGCCTTCAACGATTAAGACTTGCAAAACAGTTTCGCAAGTTTGATAGGTTTatcataaaaaccacagaacgcaagctctgaattacaggaaaaggtaCACAGGCAAATATCTCAGCTGATGGTGGCTTATTTGTAAACACATACCTTAACGGAGATTGCACTGAGAATGTTTCAGTGGGACTCtaagggaaaagtattttctgagtaccctgtaaacaagaaaagctaGGATATATTACAGGACATACCCACTTGTTCTGCATATTCAAATAGgattatcaataaaaacatttaagaaggaagaaaaccaaggtaATTTTACTCAGCTATATTTGCTGccgatttagagaaaaaaaaaaaaaaaaaagtcacgggtgctgcaaagaaaaaaaaaaaagtgaaccagAAACGCCTACAGTAgaactttaaaacaattgcttggataaaagcagctcatggaacatgaagtagaaaaaaaccGAAACCAGTATCAGACCTGCCTATTTTCTTAccattgcacaagaaaaatccGACAAGCGGTATAAAGTCACTGCCTAAAACCGATCCTAGGATGTAACCAAGAACAATTGAGGCATTTGCTAATCTAAACGGAAACCTTTTCCGGACCCTAGTGTCAAATCACACGTTTTGTCTTGCAGCAGCTCgaggctggagagcatttcCCCTGGGGGTCGGGAGGGTaggggcacaaggggctgagtTTGCGGATcgcacctgtgccagcagaaggatCCAGCCCGCGCGCTCCTTGCGCTCGCCATTCTCCGGGCCATcgctgtgttttactgctcagcGATGCCGCTCCATCTGTTTGCGTGGAAGAAAGAGCCACGAGCactgaggcactcagcagccGTGTCATTCCAGCCGCTCGTCCCCCCCCGcccgcagcagcggcagcagcccgAGGGACACGGCTGCAGCTCGGCGGCTCCCGCGCCTCCGCCAGCCGCCGCACAGTGaccgcggcagcgcccggcgccgctcgcccggggcggctcctgcagctcccggccCGCGGCAGCAAAGCACCGCCTGGCGCTCCGCCatcggcgggcggcagcgcgccCCGCCCGAGCTGAGCCCCCGCCACCGGGACCGCTGAGCGAGGCCGAGGCACCGGGCGGACGCCCCTTCCGCGCCGCTCGGCTCCGTGCGGGCGGCCGGCCGGAGGCTTCGCCCCTCCAGCGTCGCTGCCGCGGCTCCGTCCCGCGCGGGAGAGGCGCCGGGAGCTCCCCGCGCCCAGCCCGCTCCCCCGGCGCGCGGCCGCCTCGGCCCGCCAGCCATTCATATGGCGCGTCGGCCGTTGCGTCAGAcgccgcgctttacggccgcagGGCCTGCCGGGAGTTGTAGTCTCGGACTGACAGCCACCGCTCCGTTTGCCGCCACCGGGAGCTGCGGTCCCGCCGGGGGATCAAACGGCTCCTTCGCTCCTGGGCGCGGAAGCACCTTAGGCAGCACCGCCCCTCCCGAATgccctttcttttccactccaactcttttttctttttttcactctgtttttcacccccttttccactttcgctctttctttttcactctcacccttttcctttttcatttttttttcttcctttctcttccttctttttttttttcttcctttcctttttccttttctttctttctgtctgtctttctctctctcgttttttctttctctggctctcttcctgtctctttctttctttctttctttctttctttctttctttctttctttctttctgtctgtctgtctttttctatttcgttctctctctctttctttctttctctggctctcttcctgtctctctctttctctcattctgtctgtctttctctctgtctctccttctttctctctttctctcattctgtctgtctttctctctgtctctccttctttctctctttctctcattctgtctgtctttctctctgtctctccttctttctctctttctctcattctgtctgtctttctctctgtctctccttctttctctctttctctcattctgtctgtctttctctctgtctctccttctttctctctttctctcattctgtctgtctttctgtctttctctctgtctctccttctttctctctttctctcattctgtctgtctttctgtctttgtctctccttctttctctctttctctcattctgtctgtctttctgtctttgtctctccttctttctctctttctctcattctgtctgtctttctgtctttctctctgtctctccttctttctctctttctctcattctgtctgtctttctgtctttctctctgtctctccttctttctctctttctctcattctgtctgtctttctgtctctgtctctccttctttctctctttctctcattctgtctgtctttctgtctctgtctctccttctttctctctttctctcattctgtctgtctttctgtctctgtctctccttctttctctctttctctcattctgtctgtctttctgtctttgtctctccttctttctctctttctctcattctgtctgtctttctgtctttgtctctccttctttctctctttctctcattctgtctgtctttctgtctttctctctccttctttctctctttctctcattctgtctgtctttctgtctttctgtctctccttctttctctctttctctcattctgtctgtctttctgtctttctctctgtctctccttctttctctctttctctcattctgtctgtctttctgtctttctctctgtctctctttctctcattctgtctctctttctctcattctgtctctctttctctcattctgtctctctttctgtctttctctctgtctctccttctttctctctttctctcattctgtctgtctttctgtctttctctctgtctctctttctctcattctgtctctctttctttctctctgtctttctgtctttctctctgtctctctttctctctttctttctctctgtctttctccctgtctctctttctttctttctctctgtctctctgtctctctttctttctctctgtctttctctctgtctctctttctttctctctgtctttctctctgtctctctttctttctctctgtctctctgtctttgtctctccttctttctctctttctctcattctgtctgtctttctgtctttctctctgtctctccttctttctctctttctctcattctgtctgtctttctgtctttctctctgtctctccttctttctctctttctctcattctgtctgtctttctgtctctgtctctccttctttctctctttctctcattctgtctgtctttctgtctttgtctctccttctttctctctttctctcattctgtctgtctttctgtctttgtctctccttctttctctctttctctcattctgtctgtctttctgtctttgtctctccttctttctctctttctctcattctgtctgtctttctgtctttgtctctccttctttctctctttctctcattctgtctgtctttctgtctttctctctccttctttctctctttctctcattctgtctgtctttctgtctttctctctgtctctccttctttctctctttctctcattctgtctgtctttctgtctttctctctgtctctccttctttctctctttctctcattctgtctgtctttctgtctttctctctgtctctctttctctcattctgtctctctttctctcattctgtctctctttctctcattctgtctctctttctgtctttctctctgtctctccttctttctctctttctctcattctgtctgtctttctgtctttctctctgtctctctttctctcattctgtctctctttctttctctctgtctttctgtctttctctctgtctctctttctctctttctttctctctgtctttctccctgtctctctttctttctttctctctgtctctctttctttctctctgtctttctctctgtctctctttctttctctctgtctttctctctgtctctctttctttctctctgtctctctgtctctctttctttctttctctctgtctctctgtctctctttctttctctctgtctttctctctgtctctctttctttctctctgtctttctccctgtctctctttctttctttctctctgtctctctgtctctctttctttctctctgtctttctctctgtctctctttctttctctctgtctttctctctgtctctctttctttctctctttctctcattctgtctctctttctttctctctttctttctctctttctctctcactctttctttctttctctctttttctctctctatttctaATCTTGGCTTTCCATTCtagctttagaataaaaaagcagcagtagaaacaTTCAGGCTACCGGGGAGtgcaaaaacccccaaaacggtaatgattttaggaaaactatttcctccatgggagcctgaaattttctacagctgcaggtgacatagagcttttatttcttcttctagatAGTTTATACTTAATACTCTATTGgtacagcgccccctgccgtctgcatgggcgcactgcaggcacagcgccccctgccgccTGCTttggcgcactgcaggcacagcgccccctgccgtctgcatgggcgcactgcaggcagagtgccGCCTAATGACGTCACCTCGTCAACAcggcgccccgccccggccacGCCCCCAGCGCCCCTTGGAAAGACCCCAAGGCGTAGGCGTTTTGCCAGCTGCCTGATCAAAATGCCGACACCCACCTCGAGCCCTAGAAACGATTTCCCGCGACGCCGAACCCTGCAGGCGAACCGGAATGCCATCATCGCAATCGAAACGCCACAGAAAATCTCgtcggggccgcggcggcgtcGGTGTTCTGTGCAGGCAGTCCGCATAGACACACCGGGGTCCTCCGGTTTGCTGCCCTTTTGGCCGCCATTTTGAGAAGGTCAAACAAACTCCCGCGACATTGGTGACGCGCCACTCCCAACATGGCGGCCATGGGAGGACCCCCCCCCCCTCGGCCGAGAGAGGCGGTTACTCAGATGCCGGTCAGAAAACCGCCGAAATacgcccgcccgcggcgccgcTGACCGCACAGCCCGACTCGAGTACACCTAAAACGCCACAAAAATTccgccggcgccgcggcggcgTCGGTGCTCCGTGCAGGCAGTCCGCATAGACACACCGGGGTCCTCCGGTTTCCCGCCCTTTGGGCCGCCATTTTGAGAAGGTCAAACAAACTCCCGCGACATTGGTGACGCGCCACTCCCAACATGGCGGCCGTGGGAGGACCCCCCCCCTCGGCCGAGAGAGGCGGTTACTCAGATGCCGGTCAGAAAACCGCCGAAATacgcccgcccgcggcgccgcTGACCGCACAGCCCGTCTCGGGTACACCTAAAACGCCACAAAAATTccgccggcgccgcggcggcgTCGGTGCTCCGTGCAGGCAGTCCGGATAGACACACCGGGGTCCTCCGGTTTCCCGCCCTTTGGGCCGCCATTTTTAGAAGGTCAAACAAACTCCGCCACGCGCCACGCCCAAGAGGGCTGCCTGGCGGCGGCGGGCTGCAGTACCGCGCTCTGCCCACAAGGCGGCAGCACTGCCGCCCACCCCAGCCGGGGGCGCCGCGCGCCTTGGGGCTGCGGGCAGCCAAGGCGGCAAAAAAGAACAGGGGCGATTCCCCCCCGCAAAAAActcctctaaaaataaatgccaaaaaccTGCCTCTCACCAAACAAGAACCAAATAAGCCCCCTTTCTTTCAAGccttcttgaaataaattttatagttCTAGTTTTCCTAGTTCTATTCACACGCATATTTATACCGGACATTGATGTGTTACGTCGTTTATACAATCTATTATGCCTATTCctattatctgtatttattcatattttgtggttttatcaaTATCATTATATATTGATTGCATATTTCTATACTTTGATTTAGATTTCTATCATACTTTTATtattccaaaaaaaatcccatctctaaccaaacaaataccaaaaaacccttcttttaaTCTATATTGAAATCgttttatatttatagcttGCATAATTATATTCACTTTTATAGTCACAGTTTATACTGATGCATTCTCTTCATAATTACATATCACATATATATTATTCACATCATatagataaattattatttttattatgtaccAAATCTACTGctacaacttcttttttctaatattttcaatttttatatccATCTTGATGTAGTcatgagatatttttacaaGTAGATTTCTACCTTTCTATCATTTGTATTTGTAGCTTTTATCATAAAACCCCTGCTTTTgccaagtaaaaaacaaaaccttcctttcttttaaactacttttaataatattgtTGTATTTACATTTACCATATCTATAATGTTTTAGATATTATATCATAGTGATGTACTAGCTTTATGGCTATTTCCTATAATAGATCATAATAAGATATATACAGTATCACTTGTATTACGTGTTGTATGGATTTATGTCACTTTAGATTTACAatcctttaataattttatatatatatctgcataGATTCGCAAcacatttctatatttaaaatttcctttgagcTGTGTTTATAGTTATCATCTCTATTGATATATCTATAAACATACACAACgctctattaaaaaatacaatatcttATTGGAATATATCATGACTTATGTTacctgttaaattttaaatatagatcgaatagatcaaaataaaagtttattcccatttctgcacatctacttgttttgtttaaagataGCTATCCttagaattttacatttaaaatccaattcctaaatacaaggacaaaacaaacagcatcgAATTCCCACCAATGTCTTCCAAAACCATCAAGATACCTCCACCAGCCAAACAACTGCCAGcgaaaaaaacacacaacactcttttcactgacagttctcatcacatcagaaaaatggaaccaaacgaaaagaaaaccctggagaaacacacgcagcaaatcacaaaagcctctaaaaaaacccaaaccaactcgCTCAACTCCAATCAGTGCCACTGACCCTGAACgtcattttaaaaactaacCAAAATTCTACATCTACACTAACTCAAAGAATAAGCAATACTCTGTCAAAAGAACTTTAGAAAGCGAACTAATGAacgaaatagaaaaaaaaaaaaaaaatctcaaccactaaaaataagaaaataactacccaaattaaaaaaaaaaaaaaacaaaacaaaacaacaaaaacaaacaactactTAAAAAGACCCACCATATAAATACCCAcgttcccaaaaataaaactgatcaaCAACCACCAAATACGTCGAAGGACAACAAAAaacgaaaagaaaaaaaaaaagaaaggaaaaaaccaaaagaaaatacatttgtaaaacaaaagtcccccaaaccaaatcaactttaatttacaacaaaaaaattattcccagcTGAAGAATAAACGCATAGAGCCTCATTcgatcaaaataaaaataccacccagaaataaacacaaagcctaaaGAGAAACGTAACCATTAACAATATCTCCCAAATGATCCCGTAACAATACAACATACACTacaatcaaacaaaccaaatcaataAAAGCCCTGGAAGACGATAAACACGAACGCAattagagagattttaaaaaccccgCTGCTATTAACGACACGACGCCACCTCGAACCCACCGAAACAAACGCTACACGCCCACGCTAATAAAAGCCACCGCGACAGAATTAAAATCCGAGCCGCTGCTTCGCGCAACGACCCGTAGAAACCATTGCAcgcctttaaaaacagaatagcCCGGCAAAAAAAATATCCGACTACAGAACTCGATTCAAACCAAACCTTTATCGTCACCACCTGAACCGAGAACCGTACCGGTCAGGAAGAACGCCAGAGCCCTTAGCGCACACCCACTGCGACCCACACAAAACCGTGCGATCGATC encodes:
- the LOC118701190 gene encoding GTPase-activating Rap/Ran-GAP domain-like protein 3 isoform X1, with the translated sequence MARRMASARSARAGSFCWHSARSLEKLEKSPRDIFHPEIQKDLLVVEGQEVSTSLTTSCSQTRPGSVNFKFGILYAKDGQLTGDEMFSHGQGRTLVSRSSDSALPEKIQRV
- the LOC118701190 gene encoding GTPase-activating Rap/Ran-GAP domain-like protein 3 isoform X2, whose protein sequence is MARRMASARSARAGSFCWHSARSLEKLEKSPRDIFHPEIQKDLLVVEGQEGSVNFKFGILYAKDGQLTGDEMFSHGQGRTLVSRSSDSALPEKIQRV
- the LOC118701188 gene encoding uncharacterized protein LOC118701188; this translates as MDPMTIITLLTVLLIETLPPPANPWIVPQPKANVWRTLAQAMGQEHICLDLGSAEDPMSSCLVGIPLPPFEFPYPFNVTYNPPLMVDAQNAWRDGLRKLTPLQSDPPELHLVGSARASACIWFQYSPLFGSSRYSFIGPPSPEYQAAQWCNFTIRLPFASTSDTKPLALPRGTFFICGDRAWAGIPPRLAGGVCTFGKLTLLNPNVTQIRDWKYKRSQSKLAISKRDLRDFDPDCDSKIEHWAKPKSVALTLFLPWVSIAKSLGELGRLECWVAKQANFTSAALTDLLADEETTRKATLQNRAAIDFLLLLHHHSCEEFEGLCCLNLSSKAEDARVSIRKMKELVHEVKSETSDWLGNLFKGWGLSGWAGSIVRSVLYFVLVIFIIVIACSLMWGLVKTAQETTAA